In Podospora pseudopauciseta strain CBS 411.78 chromosome 2 map unlocalized CBS411.78m_2, whole genome shotgun sequence, the genomic stretch AGTCGTCTATCCGGTCGTCGAGGATTTCGGAGGACTCGGATACCTTCAGGGCAAGGGGTTTGTAGGCCAATTTCTTCTGGTCAGAGGCTGCGGTGAGCTTGATTCGGGATTCGCTGAAGGGGGCGATAGGGGGTTCAGGCGCTGGGAGCTGGTCGTTGAGGATCTCGACTGTCTCGCCGGCATTGGCTCGGTCGTTGAAGGATGATGGTCTATCACAGTCAGCTCCTGCGTAGTCCCGCACACATGTTGGAATTGAAGCTCACGGAATAACACCCGTAGCGTCGAGCTGGTCGGCCAACCTGACTGGCGAACTGGCTGGCTCAACCTTGACACGGCTGACTGCTGGCGTCCTCTTTGGGACAACCTTGGAGGCCCTTCCAGGGCCTGGTGTGGTGAGGCTATCCAACATTCCAAAAACATCGCCGCCGCTGACTCTGGGGGCccgtggtgttgatgagatGCCCTTCTCGGTCTTGATCTTTACATGCGACCGACTGTTTCTTTCGAGGGTGTCATGCAAGTCTTGCTTGAAGTGTCGCAGTGTCTCGAGAGCTGTTTGTGCTGCGTCTATGTCCATCTTGATGCAATATGACTCCCATTTGAAGAACAGGTCCTCGACTGACAGCTGATGGAGGCGCATAATGGACCGCAGTTCGGCGACGACATCGGCTTCGAGCTCCTTGTTCCCTGAACCGAACTGCTCGTTCAGCTCTGCGACTATTTCTGTTTCCGACATGTTGTAATCTTTTCGACAGTTCCAATTCCGTGGATTCGATTTGTTATAATTTGGTGTCGGCGCTGTGCTGGCGACGTTGCTTGCTTTTGCTTACCTCGACCGAGGGCAGTTACTTGATCAATAATTATTTGGTTGGAGATGTCAAAGTGGGACGCGTTCGACGCGTCCAGGACCACTTAACGCGCTGAGGGGCATTCTAGGCCGCCTTAACTGGGCAGATTGAACAGGGGTTGCGCTGATCTCGGCGCTGAAAATTGCGACCCGCTGTTGGGTGCTCCCGAGCCAATGGCAGCGTTCAAATGGTGCCCGAGATGCAATTGAGACTGTTGGAACTGGGGTCTTGGGAGCGGTGGACATTGATTTCTGGCTGGGTTTCCCTATCAACCAACTGTTTCGTTGCCCTCtctcttgtttcttttcctttgctCTTCAGAACTTGCCTGGCTTTTCTTCTGCAGCTCCAGTTATTGCAATCTCGTCTGTCTCTTTATAGACCTATCCTGCCAACTTTGCTGCCCATACGAGGCACACGGAGTAACGGCGTCTTGGTTGACCGATAGGTAATTGTTTGTTAAATTGAGGCCCCACCCCTTGCCAACTACTTATACCTCTTGCTAACCTCTTTTCAGAGTCTTTGGGCATTCATCTCAACAACCCTTCTAAGACATCAACATGGCTGAGGTTCTCAAACTACCATTGCCCTTTCCCATTGCTGGCAGCCAGCCCAAACCACGCCCTTCCTTGGACGCCGAGCAGCAAAAGAAGTATGACTGGCTTCTCGAGCGAGTGAAGGGCTGGACAGAGATCCCCTCCACTAGCAAGGCTGGCCCTCCCACCGATAGCGAGAAGTTCTGGCTGACTAAGGAATGCCTGCTTCGCTATCTGAGGGCTACCAAGTGGAATCAGCAGGAAGCCGAGAAGCGTCTGCTCAAGACCCTCACCTGGAGGAGAGAGTATGGAGTGGAGGACTTGACGGCCGACCATATTTCCCCCGAAAACGAGACCGGCAAGCAGATCCTCTTGGGCTACGACAAGGAAGGCCGTCCCTGCCACTACCTCAACCCAGGCCGTCAGAACACCGAGGCCTCCCCTCGTCAGGTCCAACATCTCGTCTTTATGGTGGAGCGCGTTATCGACATCATGCCACCCGGGCAAGAAACCTTGGCGCTCTTGATCAACTTCAAGCAGAGCAAATCCCGGTCCAACACATCACCTGGTATCGGTCTGGCACGCGAGGTCCTCGACATTCTTCAGAATCACTACCCCGAAAGATTGGGCAAGGCGCTTATCATCAACATGCCCTGGGTAGTGACTGCCTTTTTCAAGCTCATCACACCGTTCATCGACCCTCACACACGCGAGAAGCTCGCGTTCAATGAAGACATGAGCAAGTACGTACCGACGGAGCAAATGTGGTCCGAGTTCAGCAGCGGCAAGCTCGCTTTCGAGTACGATCACAGTCAATACTGGCCAGCTCTGCAGGAACTTTGCAACAGAAGACGGGAGGCTAGGTGGCAACAGTGGGTTTCTGGTGGGAAGCAAATTGGCGAGTCGGAGGACTACCTGGCTGGTGCGACTGCGGCTGCAGTTGGCTCTGCGACAGAAAAGACTGCCACTGTACCTGCGGTTGAGGGCAAGACGGCCGAGATCACAGCATCGGAAGCTGCCCCGGCTGTGCCCGCAAACTAGGTGCGCGGTGTCAGAGCACGTGTATAGCCCTTCTTGTGTCTTCCTGGAGCTGCAGTTTAATACCCTTACGTAGTCTAATGCTTCTTTTGGCCTTTCACATGTCTTGATACCGGTGTCCAGCTCGGTGACTCTGAGCAAGGCGCCACATTCTTTGTTTGGTTGGCAGCATTGGTCAGCTAAACGAGCCTGGGTAGCGGGCAGCGGGAGGATTACGCGGCTGGCAGCGCATGGCTTCGGAGACATACGACAGCACAATTGGTCTGCATGGTTTCCATCTGGTCAGTACTTTCGAAAAGATAAGACCAAAGACGACACTTTATTCACCTATATATCGGCAGTGTAACCCGTCTCGGTGGTCGTTCATTAGCTTACCCTCAATGGCCAACATCAGCCTCTCATCGATTTACGTACATTCTTCGACCACCAGCCGACGCTTGAAAGCCACAGCGGCCGGATTCGCTAATCAAACAAACACCCTTCAAATCCCAAAGCTCAGCCATCACAATgtcaacatcacccccaaaaacaaccgAAGCCTGGACTtacacctccccctcaaccccccgcacagccctcaccctcaccacctcccaccctctcaccttccctccctccaacTCATCAGAAGaaaccctcctcatctccgtCTCCCACGCAGCCCTCAACCCAGGCGACATAGTCAGCCTAACCGCCATGCCTTTCTTCCTGcactccaccccctccgccgtCCCAGCCTTTGACTTTTGCGGCACCGTCCTCCAGTCCCACAACCAGGCAAGATTCTCCCCGGGGGACAATGTAATCTGcttcccacccctcccccacatGCTCAAGACAGGAATCGGCGGTCTCCAGAAGATTGTCCCCATCCCGGCAAAATACTGCGTCAGACTCCCCCAAGGAAAGAAACTCATCGACGGGGCGGGGTTGATGCTTGCCGGTTGCACCGCCTTGCTTCAAGTCCGTCAGGCGGGGGTAAAAAAGGGGGATAGAAtccttgttgttggggctagcggtggggttgggagcGCGGCGGTGCAGATTGTTCGTGATGTTGTTGGGCTGGGGGGGTATATCGCTGGTGTTTGCTCTGGTCGGAATGAGGGGTTGGTTAGGTCGCTGGGGGcggatgaggtggtggattaTACGCTTCACAGGGACCTGCCTGGGTATTTAACAGAGAggtttggtggggaggggaggcggtTTGATCATGTTATTGATGGGTATGGGAATCAGGAGTTGTATAAATCTTGTGCTGGGTttttgaaggaggggggggtttaTGATGCGGCTAGTATACACTACGCTTCGTATAGGTTGTGGGATTTGCTggggtcggtggtgatgattggGTTGAATATACTCTGGCCGAGGGCGcagtggttgggggggacggggaggaggttcaaGATTTGTAGTTTGGGTGATCcggggttggagatgatggagttGTTGGCGGGGATGcttggggatgggaaggtgagggtggtgagggatagtgtttgggggtggagggaggtgaaggaagGGTTTGATGTGCTGATGGGGGGGCATGCGGCTGGGAAGGTGGTCATtagggtgggagagggggaggagtgagttgggtggtggtgtaagATGTATGTGAGTTTGTGTAGTGGAAATACTTGAAATACCCTGCTCTTGGAGGACATACCTAGATAATGGTGATGAACAAACCCTTCCCTCATTTTGACTGTGCAAAACTTGATGTCAGGTGAGACAGATGCAGTACTCTGGGTCCTTGGATGTAGTTGCAAACCGTTCTGTAGGCCTCAGCGCATGCTGAGATATGCCCTTGATAGGTATCTACCTGGCTACGTCGTAGACAAAATAATACCTACTTTAAATCAGTCAAACGTGTCACAGCCGTAAACCTACATCTCTTTAAAGGGAAATGGGTCTCTTGTATATATCACAAGGTCTATTGACCATCTTTCGAGGCCTACTCACCATCCTAGGAGGCCTATTGGCTACCTAGGTATTAATTAACGGATACCGGCATCGTGATTGGCCCCCTCACCCCTTTCCGAGGCTGCAAACGAGGCCATCAGTACCCGATGTCTCTTCACCAACACAACCTCTATTCTCATGTCACGACGCTTCTTTTTTCCAGAATTCTTCCATCCTCACCGCGTCCCTCCTCTTGAATAAAGTATTGAGACAGACTATCCTCAGCTACACACTACCCAGCATCATGAACACCATCCTGTGTGACTGCGGCAGGCGCGTAGCCAACTCCCAAGCCCTCAAACAACACAAACTCGACTCCCCAAGACACAACACAACTTCGTGCGAATGCGGTGCTCGCTTCGTCACACCCGAAGCCCGCGATCAACACCTCCGAGATTCCCCGCTACACACACAGAAAGACCATCCTCAAAGCACAACTCAGAGcccacacaacaacaacaacaacaacaacaacaacaagacctCTGTTCAGAGTACCCCAAACATCCCAGCAGAAACCACCACAGTCCCTGCCGAGCCCAAACCTCTGACTGAAGCCAAGACTGAAAAGCCCAACTTCCAATGCTGCGGTAAAAAGTTCAAGACCAAAAAAGACGTGCTCCAACACCAAGCAGACTCGCCAAACCATCACGGTGAAAGCCCAAAGAAAGCtccaagaaagagaagaagcggCGATCGAGTCTGGGCCGCACCACAGACATCGAGCTACAGATTCCAGTTTCCAGAGTCAGACATGGAGTACGGTGCTTGCGACAAGGACTGCGGCTGGTGCGGGAACTGCATGAGAGGCCTTGACATCTGATAATAACAATGATGCTTATTCGGTTGCAAAGTGTGTGTGTACATGCGACACTACACCAGTTTTTGCCTCCCATCCCTGGGGCCCCTTAAATACAGCAATATGTCCTCCTTCTCTATACATCTCTgccaaaagaacaaaagCTTGCGCTTCCAACATGCATCAAAATGGTGGTATAGAACGcccaaaaacacccaaaTGTTTCCCTTGAGAATGCAGCaccacaaaaaaaagaaaagaaacgaCCCAGTTGGGAATTTTctaaccaaccaccccctcccactccccacaCCAACCAAACATTACTTTTCATACCCCATATATACACCCTCACCCCTCATCACTCATCATTTCCCCCTTTcacttcttcaccccctgTTGCCGCTCCTGCTTACTCATAAACTCATCAATCGgattctccctctcctccaccggcgGCGTAAACTGCCTACTCAACCGGCTCATGCTCGCCCTCCCAAACTCCGCCGAAgccatcttcctcacccccgGCGGCCTTTGCTGCCCAttaccccccctccaaccaggcgtcaacccccccccaacaccaccaccaccgctctccaaccccggccCAGGCGAACTCGCGCTCGTCACAGTCTTCAAGCTCGCCACATCCCCAAACCCAGgcttcctcccttccctctcatcatccccctcctccgcgttccccccaaccacaaccgtgcaactctcccccttctccaaccgATTAGCGTGcatccccaacacctccatcacaccctccatcgcctccatctcctgcGCCAGATCCTGATCCGTCGGCCAAAATGTCCTCTTCACCGCCGCAACCCCCAGCTCAAAAACGCATAGCGCAGACAGAGCAAGAAAGTGAACAATCCACCAGTACCCCTCCTTTCCGTACCCCGTCAAGAAGTTATCACCGACAATGTAAGGACCGAGCGACGGCTTAAAGATAACCGCCAACAAGATGTtccacagccaccacccaaagATGGAGAGAAACAACCCGACAAAGATTATTACGTTCCTGTTCCTCACTCGCAAAAAGAGCTTGAGGTTGataaacaccaccgccagggAGAAAGCCAGCGTGCCGACCGAGTAGAGGTCTGTCTCGACTGGGTAGGGCGCGAGAGTATAGAGGTAGTAAACGcagttgaagatgatgactGATTCCGTTAttcccaacaccatccaGTACAGCCAGAGCTTGAAATTGAAACCCTGAGATTTCTGACCAAAGGAGTAGAGTTCTGGAACGGCCAACAGGGTTTCAGCCGAGAGGTCCGTTTCGAGAATGCCGGGGAGGATGACGCAGAGAGAGGTGAACAGTGTGTTGaagacggcgagggaggtggacTCGAAGATGGAGGTGCCGGTATAGCCGTTGTAGTGCTGGTATTGAGCCTGGATGAGGTAAAAGACGATTTCTTTCCAAAAGGTGGCCAAAATGTACTTTCCCGTGCGGGCGTAGCACCAGCGGCCGTGGACAAACAGCAGGCGTGACAAGAAGCGGAATTGGCCAATCGAGTAATCAGAGATGCGGGCGGCTTGGGTACCTTCGCGGCCGTTGATGCCGATGCCGAGATGGGCGCATTGAAGCATGGCCACGTCATTGGCGCCGTCTCCGATGGCGAGGGTCACTGCTGAGGGAACTTGGCGGCGAATGCATTTGACCAGATTAGCTTTCTGAGAGGGTGAGGCGCGGCAGCAGATGACCGAGTCTACGCGGGCAACAAGGTCGAAGAAGAGCAGACGAAGTTGGGGGTCGTCGTCGACTATGGTCAAGGTCTGTCCATCAATGACCACCACTGAATGAGGAGCCATGCCTCGACTGACATCAGTCAAAGTAGCATTAATACGGTCCTGCAGGTCGCCATGGCTGACGTCGAGAATGTAAACCTCAGAGAAGGGCTTGCAAATTCTGGCCGAGTGGGCAATGTTGATGGCAGTCTCGCGCTTGTCACCAGTCAACATCCAGACTTTGATGTTGGCTCGGCGGAGCTTGTCGATAGTCTCGGGGACACCCTGCTGGAGCTTGTCTTCAATCGCGGTCGCACCGGCCAGCTCGTAATCCTGCTCGATAATCTCGGCGGCATTCTCGATTTGTTCCTGGCGATTGACAAGACTGGTGGTAGCCTCGAGATAGATCTCTTTCCACGCCTTGTactcatcctcttccaagTAGCGGTAAGAGTACATCAGGGTCCGCAGGCCTTCGGTAGCAAAGTCATCAACATGCTGAAAGCACCGCTCAAAAACGGCACCCTCGTTCACAGCAAGTTGCTCGTCGACCATCCCATCCAAAGGATCAAACGCAGCTAACCGAGCAAGCTCCAAAGACCTGTTTCGCGCCATGGACTGGCGCGGAGTCTGATAGGCCTCTTCATTACCCGGCGCATCCAAGCCATCAGCTTCACGCCGAGCAAGCCAGTTGTCAAGACCTTCAGAAACCATCGACTTTCGCCAACTGCTCTTCCTGTCCAAGGCAAGCGATCTCCGCATGAGATCCATGCTGCGACGCTGTGCCGCTGCCGGGGTCTGCAAACTAGCACGTCGCTGAAAAGCCTTCTCTTGCTCGACACTCTTTCGCATGCTGGCCCTGCGCTCAACAGCAGTAGCAGTCTGCATAGCAAGAGTCCTCTGCTTCAGCCGAGGCAGGATCACACTGTCGGCACCCTTGGTAAAGACACAAATCCTGCCATCCGGCATGCGAAGAACAATCGACATGCGCTTCCGCTTGCTGCTGAACTCAATCACGTCCAGGATCTGGCAAGTCTCTTCAGTGTCCGCGCCAGTCCCGTGCTCCATTCTAACAGTGACAGATTCCGTGGTTCTTTTGACGACAATGTATCCAAGCTGTGCAGCAGCCCTCACCAAAGCCAACTCGTCGGGAGACGCAGCCTGATAATCAATCTTGCCgttctcgtcctcctcgggaAGACAAGTGTGGCAAAGAGCCAAACAAAGGATGAACTGCCGGGCTTGGCGGGAAAAGGGCGTGTTGGGCTTCTTCTGAATGTAGTCAATCATCTCGTCCGTCCTCAGCTCAGGCTGAGCATTTGTCGGGCGAACAGACGACTTCCAACCAGAAAAGGAAGGCCGCTGGGACATGGAGGGTCGTCCAGATATGGAAGGGCGGCCGCCTTCAGGAGCAACATAGGACACGTCCATGTCGTGCAGCCATGCTGTGCCCGCCACACTCATCTTGCGGAACTGCATCAGATTCTCAGTCAGAGTGCCCGTCTTGTCGGAAAAGACATAGCCCACACACCCCAGATCTTCCAAAATGGTCGTGGTGTTGAATTTCGCGGGTGTGTCGTTGACCTCGTCGTACATCTCAACATCATGAAGCAGCAGAAGCTGACCCAGCTTCACCAACTCCAGCGAGACGTACATCGACAGCGGAATCAACGTGTTGAGCGCAATCAGCATCGAGATGAAGACGTGGCTCAGCTGAACTGTCTCTCCGGAGAGATAGAAAGCCCTCCACTCCTcgtccctcctccacatggTATACCCAGCCGTCAGACCGCCCGCAAGAACAAAAACAAAGACCACCAAAAGCAGCACAATCCGATTCAACGACCGCTGCATCTTTGGCGCCTTCGCCCTAACATTCTTGTTGGCGTTCATCCTAATCTTGCACTCCTCCCCGGTATTAATCACCAGCCCCGTCGCCTCTTTGGTATTCCTGAGCGTCGAACCCCTATACACAACCTCATTCAACGTCAACGGCCTCGTCTCCCCACCCaccgtcaccctcccctcataATTATAAAGGTCAATGTTCGGATCCTCCGACACGACCTCGGCCTCCACCGCGCCCATCCCCGCCACCGAAGCGCAATGCTTCGCCAGCAACGGGCTCGCCTGCTTGCTCTTCAAGTTCGTCTCCCCATCCAACGCCATGGTCTCAATATACGCAATCCCGTTCTCGTTCGTCGCATGCAAAAGCACAATATCCGCCGGCACCGCatcatccctctccaaccgAATCACATCTCCCACCCTGATATCCTGCCACTCCGTCCTCACCCACTGACtcggcttctcctccaccacccccccttcactCTCCGTCCCCTTCAGCTCAAGCACAgtcatctccccctccttcccctccgtcTTCTTGCCCCTCCTAACCAAACCGCCCGGTaatctccccttcctcccttgCCCTCCCCCAGCCGCCGCCTCGGGAT encodes the following:
- the DNF3 gene encoding drs2 neo1 protein (EggNog:ENOG503NWJZ; COG:P) — protein: MAPGSHHDAAEALRTRLEQIELQTSQPAPTSPSVPQISLPEPREPSSRSGTNTPTRPSLSSPPTLASGLPRARHSLDSSSSRRPPPALRVRTGLYKIESSQQLGPSPTQLAQENSTLSPPLPPGRISTSSQSAYRAPTVSRIEESRISLTRPRQTFDERRNTDVQQLALDNSNNNDDNNNNTSNNMAPATSATPDDDDDDDGEPRTSYTSVPLNWLSRQKARHRQTTRKQWHSFKKFAAPYYKKYVLETLLRQKPIPPSKDGRHILLSPGRARRKPFKDERTGKPYVSNAIRSSRYTIWSFLPKQLFFQFKKLANFYFLVIGTLQMVPGLSTTGTYTTIGPLLAFVALSMAKEGWDDYRRYKLDVRENRSGAWVLDPEAAAGGGQGRKGRLPGGLVRRGKKTEGKEGEMTVLELKGTESEGGVVEEKPSQWVRTEWQDIRVGDVIRLERDDAVPADIVLLHATNENGIAYIETMALDGETNLKSKQASPLLAKHCASVAGMGAVEAEVVSEDPNIDLYNYEGRVTVGGETRPLTLNEVVYRGSTLRNTKEATGLVINTGEECKIRMNANKNVRAKAPKMQRSLNRIVLLLVVFVFVLAGGLTAGYTMWRRDEEWRAFYLSGETVQLSHVFISMLIALNTLIPLSMYVSLELVKLGQLLLLHDVEMYDEVNDTPAKFNTTTILEDLGCVGYVFSDKTGTLTENLMQFRKMSVAGTAWLHDMDVSYVAPEGGRPSISGRPSMSQRPSFSGWKSSVRPTNAQPELRTDEMIDYIQKKPNTPFSRQARQFILCLALCHTCLPEEDENGKIDYQAASPDELALVRAAAQLGYIVVKRTTESVTVRMEHGTGADTEETCQILDVIEFSSKRKRMSIVLRMPDGRICVFTKGADSVILPRLKQRTLAMQTATAVERRASMRKSVEQEKAFQRRASLQTPAAAQRRSMDLMRRSLALDRKSSWRKSMVSEGLDNWLARREADGLDAPGNEEAYQTPRQSMARNRSLELARLAAFDPLDGMVDEQLAVNEGAVFERCFQHVDDFATEGLRTLMYSYRYLEEDEYKAWKEIYLEATTSLVNRQEQIENAAEIIEQDYELAGATAIEDKLQQGVPETIDKLRRANIKVWMLTGDKRETAINIAHSARICKPFSEVYILDVSHGDLQDRINATLTDVSRGMAPHSVVVIDGQTLTIVDDDPQLRLLFFDLVARVDSVICCRASPSQKANLVKCIRRQVPSAVTLAIGDGANDVAMLQCAHLGIGINGREGTQAARISDYSIGQFRFLSRLLFVHGRWCYARTGKYILATFWKEIVFYLIQAQYQHYNGYTGTSIFESTSLAVFNTLFTSLCVILPGILETDLSAETLLAVPELYSFGQKSQGFNFKLWLYWMVLGITESVIIFNCVYYLYTLAPYPVETDLYSVGTLAFSLAVVFINLKLFLRVRNRNVIIFVGLFLSIFGWWLWNILLAVIFKPSLGPYIVGDNFLTGYGKEGYWWIVHFLALSALCVFELGVAAVKRTFWPTDQDLAQEMEAMEGVMEVLGMHANRLEKGESCTVVVGGNAEEGDDEREGRKPGFGDVASLKTVTSASSPGPGLESGGGGVGGGLTPGWRGGNGQQRPPGVRKMASAEFGRASMSRLSRQFTPPVEERENPIDEFMSKQERQQGVKK
- the PDR16 gene encoding Phosphatidylinositol transfer protein (PITP) (COG:I; EggNog:ENOG503NWM0), which translates into the protein MAEVLKLPLPFPIAGSQPKPRPSLDAEQQKKYDWLLERVKGWTEIPSTSKAGPPTDSEKFWLTKECLLRYLRATKWNQQEAEKRLLKTLTWRREYGVEDLTADHISPENETGKQILLGYDKEGRPCHYLNPGRQNTEASPRQVQHLVFMVERVIDIMPPGQETLALLINFKQSKSRSNTSPGIGLAREVLDILQNHYPERLGKALIINMPWVVTAFFKLITPFIDPHTREKLAFNEDMSKYVPTEQMWSEFSSGKLAFEYDHSQYWPALQELCNRRREARWQQWVSGGKQIGESEDYLAGATAAAVGSATEKTATVPAVEGKTAEITASEAAPAVPAN
- a CDS encoding uncharacterized protein (COG:C; EggNog:ENOG503P2H8), with the translated sequence MSTSPPKTTEAWTYTSPSTPRTALTLTTSHPLTFPPSNSSEETLLISVSHAALNPGDIVSLTAMPFFLHSTPSAVPAFDFCGTVLQSHNQARFSPGDNVICFPPLPHMLKTGIGGLQKIVPIPAKYCVRLPQGKKLIDGAGLMLAGCTALLQVRQAGVKKGDRILVVGASGGVGSAAVQIVRDVVGLGGYIAGVCSGRNEGLVRSLGADEVVDYTLHRDLPGYLTERFGGEGRRFDHVIDGYGNQELYKSCAGFLKEGGVYDAASIHYASYRLWDLLGSVVMIGLNILWPRAQWLGGTGRRFKICSLGDPGLEMMELLAGMLGDGKVRVVRDSVWGWREVKEGFDVLMGGHAAGKVVIRVGEGEE